In Notolabrus celidotus isolate fNotCel1 chromosome 8, fNotCel1.pri, whole genome shotgun sequence, a genomic segment contains:
- the reep2 gene encoding receptor expression-enhancing protein 2 translates to MVSWIISRIVVLAFGTLYPAYSSYKAVKTKNVKEYVKWMMYWIVFALFTTAETATDLLLSWFPFYFELKIAFVIWLLSPYTKGSSVLYRKFVHPTLSNKEKEIDEYIAQAKDRSYDTMMRFGKRGLNLAANAAVTAATKGQGVLSDKLRSFSMQDLTLINADDDLALHTSDSRMRRDPMDEMSSGASTLPRAKSSTTRQTRSLAHADDAASQHSSDQSDTRTEHSDEDLGEKAPKRSTSVKATKKPAAAKTETQTKTAKKTTTTKKKTTTNNAETPP, encoded by the exons ATGGTATCGTGGATCATTTCGAGGATAGTAGT CCTTGCCTTTGGGACTCTCTATCCAGCATACTCTTCATACAAGGCTGTCAAAACGAAGAATGTGAAGGAATAT gtgaAGTGGATGATGTACTGGATAGTATTCGCGTTGTTCACCACAGCAGAGACGGCAACAGACCTGCTGCTGTCGTG GTTTCCATTTTACTTTGAGCTGAAGATTGCCTTTGTAATCTGGCTCCTGTCCCCATACACTAAGGGATCCAGCGTCCTCTACCGCAAGTTTGTCCATCCTACCCTGTCCAACAAAGAGAAG GAGATAGATGAGTACATTGCACAGGCCAAAGACAGGAGCTATGACACCATGATGAGGTTTGGAAAGAGGGGTCTCAACCTTGCTGCTAACGCTGCTGTCACTGCAGCCACCAAG GGGCAAGGTGTGCTGTCAGACAAGCTGCGGAGTTTCAGCATGCAGGACCTGACTCTCATTAATGCTGACGATGACCTGGCTCTGCACACGTCAGACTCCCGCATGAGACGGGACCCCATGGATGAGATGAGCTCAGGGGCCAGCACGCTGCCCCGGGCCAAGAGCAGCACTACACGGCAGA CTCGTTCATTGGCCCATGCTGATGATGCAGCATCCCAACacagctctgaccaatcagacacaAGGACAGAACACTCTGATGAAGACTTGGGAGAAAAAGCCCCTAAACGCAGCACCAGTGTCAAGGCAACCAAGAAACCTGCTGCTGCTAAGACAGAG